A portion of the Candidatus Neomarinimicrobiota bacterium genome contains these proteins:
- a CDS encoding T9SS type A sorting domain-containing protein, which translates to MSDIGVSIGQKFETEPVVLFGVNISENLELVKKFVAAFGIDFPVLMGSNDIGIDYQQPLSISPFPLDYIIDQQMKIVYHSTEYNPRRMTEIITNLLNPVSVDEDISITPFSFQLEQNYPNPFNPVTTINYVLPSTSEVLLIVYNLLGEEIARLVDGIQSTGFHQITWDASGVSSGIYFYRIQAGGFTQTRKMLLLK; encoded by the coding sequence TTGTCGGACATAGGCGTATCGATAGGGCAGAAGTTCGAAACCGAACCTGTAGTTCTTTTCGGTGTAAACATTAGCGAAAATTTGGAACTTGTCAAAAAGTTTGTAGCCGCCTTCGGAATAGACTTCCCCGTACTGATGGGTTCGAATGACATTGGCATTGATTATCAGCAGCCTTTGAGTATTTCTCCCTTTCCACTTGATTATATAATCGATCAACAGATGAAAATCGTGTATCATAGTACTGAATACAATCCGAGGCGGATGACGGAAATCATAACTAATTTGCTAAACCCGGTCAGTGTTGACGAGGACATTTCAATCACACCGTTTTCTTTCCAACTCGAACAAAATTACCCAAACCCATTTAATCCTGTTACTACCATCAATTATGTCTTGCCAAGCACAAGCGAAGTTCTACTGATTGTATATAATTTACTTGGAGAGGAAATCGCTCGCCTTGTTGACGGGATTCAATCCACAGGGTTCCACCAGATAACGTGGGATGCAAGCGGCGTTTCTTCTGGTATATATTTTTACAGAATTCAAGCAGGCGGATTCACTCAGACGCGAAAGATGTTGCTGTTGAAATAA
- a CDS encoding redoxin domain-containing protein — protein sequence MGETILNFSREKLLIALYIILFHSLAFPQGFDNIDPIGEFRATWFSEMVDVELVGNRAWVAGVGGLTAFNISDPNDPDFPVFTGGRYAPSPDSDTFGARFYHSAIGTDLAYASGRLDGISVINITNLNFLQRVSLHIEEGVSYEGLYLDANYLYAARHEKGLEIFDLVSESILSIGVYENLTNAWTVVVQAGIAYVTDGRGGLKILDVSDPTNVSELSAMATSAPARDMDVVDGIAYVAVGSQGLDIFDVSDPSSPFFLSNYQSPFFTAGVSVVGDRAYLAEWDIVEVIDVTNRQAPFLLGWEEMTMRGMGIAARDSLLYVANWLNFNVLRFGNTQEPDIFLPETFYFFGDTPLGSSSDSIIIVQNTGSSILLVDSITSNGADFTLEPDFLNIEPGGIAEVKLIFTPEDTNNTQAVISFWSNDPDESRRTLVARGYTKALRNGDDAPDFTLNDIDGVPHSLSDYAGKVIVLSLFASW from the coding sequence ATGGGTGAGACAATTTTAAATTTCAGTCGAGAGAAACTTCTGATTGCTTTATACATTATTCTGTTCCACAGTCTTGCATTTCCCCAGGGCTTTGATAACATCGATCCCATAGGGGAATTTAGAGCTACCTGGTTCTCCGAGATGGTTGACGTAGAATTGGTCGGGAATAGGGCTTGGGTGGCGGGTGTTGGCGGTTTAACGGCTTTTAATATTAGCGATCCTAACGATCCGGATTTTCCTGTTTTTACAGGAGGACGGTATGCGCCGTCTCCTGACTCAGACACATTTGGCGCGAGGTTTTATCATTCCGCAATCGGCACCGATCTCGCATATGCATCGGGAAGGCTTGATGGAATTTCAGTGATTAACATAACGAATCTAAATTTTCTACAGCGAGTGAGTTTGCATATCGAAGAAGGAGTAAGTTATGAAGGGCTATATCTTGATGCAAATTACCTTTATGCAGCAAGACATGAAAAAGGTTTAGAGATTTTTGATTTGGTTAGTGAATCTATATTGAGTATTGGTGTTTACGAAAATCTGACTAATGCGTGGACTGTCGTAGTGCAAGCAGGTATTGCCTATGTAACAGATGGCAGAGGAGGACTCAAGATACTTGACGTAAGCGATCCGACTAACGTAAGCGAGCTTTCCGCTATGGCTACTTCCGCACCCGCACGGGACATGGATGTGGTTGACGGTATCGCTTATGTTGCCGTAGGCTCACAGGGGCTCGATATATTTGATGTGAGCGACCCGTCAAGTCCGTTCTTTTTGAGTAACTACCAAAGTCCGTTTTTTACGGCGGGTGTTTCGGTGGTTGGCGATAGGGCATATCTTGCTGAGTGGGATATTGTCGAAGTAATAGATGTAACAAACAGGCAAGCGCCGTTCCTACTGGGATGGGAAGAGATGACTATGAGAGGTATGGGCATAGCTGCAAGAGACAGCTTACTTTACGTAGCCAACTGGCTGAATTTTAACGTTCTGCGTTTCGGTAATACACAAGAACCGGACATTTTTCTACCTGAAACATTTTATTTTTTTGGCGACACGCCCTTAGGAAGCAGCTCAGATTCAATTATTATAGTGCAAAATACAGGATCTTCAATCTTATTGGTGGATAGTATAACTTCAAACGGAGCGGATTTCACTCTTGAACCGGATTTTTTGAATATAGAGCCGGGAGGAATCGCGGAAGTAAAATTGATATTTACACCTGAAGATACGAATAATACCCAGGCTGTCATAAGTTTTTGGTCGAACGATCCTGACGAATCGCGCAGGACGTTAGTCGCAAGGGGATATACAAAAGCCCTTAGGAACGGCGACGATGCGCCGGATTTCACACTGAATGACATAGACGGAGTGCCTCACTCTCTGTCGGATTATGCCGGCAAGGTGATTGTTCTCTCGCTCTTCGCATCGTGGTGA